The genomic stretch GATGCGGCGCCGGCCGTAAGGTCAGCGCCGCATCCCGGTGGCGATGCGGTCGGCCAGCGTTCCGACCGCCTGGCTCATCGCCCGGACCTGGGCATCGGGTCCGGTACCGGCGGACGGCACCTCCACGGTCTCGCGCGTCGGGCCACTCTTGCGCCCACCGGCGCCCGGCGACAGGCTCCATTGCGCATCCAGAACCACGCGGCCGGTGGCGTCGGCATCGAAGCGCAGCACGGTGACGGCCACCACCGCCGTTCCATCCGCCACGCTGCTTCCGGCCGTAGGCAGCACCGTCGTGCCCGGCAGACGCGCCGACAGGTCGCCGGCCAGCGTGGAGCGCAGCCCATCGGCCAGCGGTTCGGCCCAACGGTCGAACTCCAGCGTCTCCACCCGGTTGCCGTCGATCCGGCGGACGATCTGCGGCCGGTCGATCAGCATCGGCAGGTCCAGCGACCCCAGCGCCAGCATTTGCGGCGCGGACCGGGCGGGCTGCGCCGTGCCGGCGGGCGGCACCACCGCCAGCGTGTAGAGCCGGCTCTCCGGCGTCGACTGGCAGGCCGCCAGCACGAGAAGCGGCGCCGCCAGCGCGGCGTTCCGCAATCCGCGCACCCAATCCATCACCCTTTTCTCCCCATTCCGTTACCTCTTGCCCCGAAGCAGAGCCTCCGGGTGGCGTTCCAGATAGTCGGCCAGCACGCGGAAGGACCGCGCGGCGTCGTTCAACTGCCGCATCACGCCGGCCAGATCGGCCTGTCCGCCTCCGCCGCCCAGCAGCCCGTTGGCGCTGTTCAACGTGCCCTGGGCCGCGGTCGCCACGCCGCGCAGGCTCTTCACCAACTGCGGTAGTTGCCGGTCGGCGTCGCGCATCAATGCATCGGCGCTGCCCAGCGCCTTGGCGAGCGCCGCCAGCGAGCGCGCGAGGTCCGGCGAGCCGGCGACACCGCTGATCGACTGCAAGGTGCCGCGCAGATCGGCCAGCAGCGCGTCGAGCGGCAGCGCCGCCACCTTGTCCATCACCTGCCCGGCCGACCGGGTCAGGGAGTCGAGGTCGCTGGAGGCGACGGTGGGCAGGTCCGACCGCTCGGTCCCCGGCGCCGTCGGCGGGTTGCCGGGCTCGTAGTCGAAGGACACCAGCTTCTGCCCGGTCAGCAGATTGCCGGATGCCAGCCGGCCACGCAGCCCCTTGGTGACCTGCGTGGCGACCAGCTCGCGCACCGCCGCCTCGTCCATCGGCTTGCCGTCAATGACGGCATAGGTCCGGGCGACCAGATCGGGTTCGATGTCGATGTCGACAGGGATGTGCAGTTCCTGCTTTTTCTCGTCATACTCCAGCCGCACGGCGGCGACGTGGCCGACCGTCAGGCCGCGCATCAGCACCGGCGCGCCGGCCTGCAACCCCTGCACCGAGCCCGCGAATTCCAGCCGGTAGCGCACGCGCAGCCGGTCGCGCGCCGCCGCGGCGGAGGCCTGATCCTCGTAGAGGGTGAAGGTGGCCCAATCCTTGGCCTGCGCCCCGGCCTCCGGATCGGGCGGGGTTTCCAGAACGACGCCGCCCAGCGCCAGCGATTTCAACGATTCGGTCTGGAACTTGATGCCGTCAGCTCCGGCGGAGAACTGGATGCCCGACGACCGCCAGAAGCGGCTTCCCTCATGCACCAGTTCCTCGTAGGGCGCGCGGACGAAGACCGACACCGACACCGTGCGGTCCTGCGGCGACAGGTTGTAGCCCATCACCTCGCCGATCTGGACGCCGCGGAAATAGACGGGGGAGCCCTGGGCCAGCGACCCCAGCTGTTCCGTCTTCAGGTTGAAGCTGCGCCCCGGCACGTCGGCGCGGATGACCGGCGGCTCGTCGAGCGCGTCGAACTCCCGCCGGTCGTCGCCGCCGCCCGGTTCCATCTCCACATAGGTGCCGGACACCACGGTGCTGAGCCCCGACACCCCGCCCAGGCTGAGGCGCGGCGCCACCATCCAGAATCGGGTGCCCTCCTTGAGGTGGCGGGTGGCGGTGCGGTCCATGCGGGCGGTGGCGATCACCTGCGACAGGTCGTCGGACAGCCGCACCGATTCGATCACGCCCAGATCGACGTTCTTGTGCTTGATGCGGGTGCGTCCGGCCTCCAGTCCATCGCCGGACTGGAAGGTGATGACGATCTGCGGCCCGCGCTCCTCGTACCAGCGCCAGCCGAGCCAGCCGGCGATCAGCACCGCCACCAGCGGCAGGATCCATAAGGGCGACAGCCGCCGGCGCGTCGGCGTCGCGACCTCTGGCGGATGGCCGCCCGGAGTCTCGTCAGCCATGCCGCGCCACCCCCGCCTGTTCGTCTGGAACCGGATCGGG from Azospirillum sp. TSA2s encodes the following:
- a CDS encoding intermembrane transport protein PqiB, whose product is MADETPGGHPPEVATPTRRRLSPLWILPLVAVLIAGWLGWRWYEERGPQIVITFQSGDGLEAGRTRIKHKNVDLGVIESVRLSDDLSQVIATARMDRTATRHLKEGTRFWMVAPRLSLGGVSGLSTVVSGTYVEMEPGGGDDRREFDALDEPPVIRADVPGRSFNLKTEQLGSLAQGSPVYFRGVQIGEVMGYNLSPQDRTVSVSVFVRAPYEELVHEGSRFWRSSGIQFSAGADGIKFQTESLKSLALGGVVLETPPDPEAGAQAKDWATFTLYEDQASAAAARDRLRVRYRLEFAGSVQGLQAGAPVLMRGLTVGHVAAVRLEYDEKKQELHIPVDIDIEPDLVARTYAVIDGKPMDEAAVRELVATQVTKGLRGRLASGNLLTGQKLVSFDYEPGNPPTAPGTERSDLPTVASSDLDSLTRSAGQVMDKVAALPLDALLADLRGTLQSISGVAGSPDLARSLAALAKALGSADALMRDADRQLPQLVKSLRGVATAAQGTLNSANGLLGGGGGQADLAGVMRQLNDAARSFRVLADYLERHPEALLRGKR
- a CDS encoding membrane integrity-associated transporter subunit PqiC, yielding MDWVRGLRNAALAAPLLVLAACQSTPESRLYTLAVVPPAGTAQPARSAPQMLALGSLDLPMLIDRPQIVRRIDGNRVETLEFDRWAEPLADGLRSTLAGDLSARLPGTTVLPTAGSSVADGTAVVAVTVLRFDADATGRVVLDAQWSLSPGAGGRKSGPTRETVEVPSAGTGPDAQVRAMSQAVGTLADRIATGMRR